From the Glandiceps talaboti chromosome 12, keGlaTala1.1, whole genome shotgun sequence genome, one window contains:
- the LOC144443900 gene encoding ADP-ribosylation factor-like protein 15 — MPSIGEICGICWGACRIGCYTLYRKICCKPFPQPKQEYPLICLGLNKAGKTTLLTLLCGEAADDVQPTQGFNIKALSFKEALLNVKEIGGNEKFRPFWDRYYENVDGIVFVLDSSAADEDFKVAAEELHKILVHEALNGLPLLVLASYQDQENARKTDQVIKDLELEEKAVGRKWLVHPCSSADVESARGGFQRMVYFLKGIEVKDGEARI; from the exons ATGCCTAGCATTGGTGAAATATGTGGAATATGTTGGGGTGCTTGTAGGATTGGCTGCTATACC TTGTACCGTAAGATTTGCTGTAAGCCGTTCCCACAACCAAAACAGGAATATCCCTTGATATGTTTGGGGTTGAATAAAGCTGGTAAAACCACTTTGCTGACTTTGCTGTGTGGAGAGGCTGCTGATGATGTCCAACCAACACAGG GTTTTAATATCAAAGCTTTATCATTTAAAGAAGCTCTTTTGAATGTCAAAGAAATTGGAG GAAATGAAAAATTTCGTCCTTTCTGGGATCGGTACTATGAGAATGTAGATGGAATTGTGTTTGTCTTGGATAGCTCTGCTGCTGATGAAGACTTCAAGGTTGCAGCAGAGGAGCTACATAAAATCTTAGTACACGAGGCTTTGAATGGTCTTCCTCTTCTTGTGCTTGCCAGTTACCAAGACCAGGAAAATGCCAGGAAAACTGACCAG GTCATCAAAGATCTAGAGTTGGAGGAGAAAGCAGTAGGTAGAAAATGGCTGGTCCATCCATGTTCATCAGCTGATGTAGAAAGTGCCAGGGGTGGATTCCAGAGAATGGTGTATTTCCTGAAGGGAATTGAAGTCAAGGATGGTGAAGCAAGAATATAG
- the LOC144443343 gene encoding E3 ubiquitin-protein ligase RNF115-like — translation MAEASLHENSNSRPRFFCHSCTREISPKLPEYTCPRCDTGFIEELNNDVTEDSGNNVDHIDQDPAAQFAELWSRAFFETFAPPNTTTPTTTTTQDDGSSSSSSSSSSSDNQDNRETERAERERRRPPFGTRISFRRTNSRNERARAIDMILQQLLGGLGGAAVLHAGQGQGFPIQMLNLHGNPADYAWGSGGLDAIITQLLNNLEGTGPPPADKEKVEALPKVRITKEHTDQNLECSVCKEDFSLDEPVRKLPCSHLFHNDCIIPWLELHNTCPVCRKGIDDEDNNKSSSDSGSDGNDRDNRGPGSSSSRPNRSGGSVYDFHDD, via the exons ATGGCGGAAGCATCGCTACATGAAAACTCTAATTCACGACCAAGATTCTTCTGCCATTCATGTACTCGTGAAATTAGCCCAAAATTACCA GAATACACCTGTCCAAGATGTGATACAGGTTTCATAGAAGAATTAAACAA TGATGTTACAGAAGACAGTGGTAATAATGTAGATCATATAGATCAAGATCCTGCTGCACAGTTTGCAGAG CTTTGGAGTAGAGCCTTCTTTGAGACATTTGCACCACCTAATACAACTACACCTACTACAACCACTACTCAGGATGATGGCAGTAGCtcgtcttcatcatcatcatcatctagtGATAACCAAGACAACAGAGAAACAGAAAGGGCTGAAAGGGAACGAAGGAGACCGCCGTTTGGTACTAGGATATCATTTCGTAGGACCAattctaggaatgaaagggctAGAGCAATAGATAT GATTCTTCAACAGTTATTGGGTGGGCTTGGAGGTGCAGCTGTTCTCCATGCTGGCCAAGGTCAAGGCTTTCCAAT TCAAATGTTAAATCTCCATGGCAACCCAGCTGACTATGCTTGGGGTTCCGGTGGATTAGATGCAATTATTACACAG TTATTAAATAATCTTGAAGGTACAGGGCCTCCACCTGCAGACAAAGAGAAGGTAGAAGCACTTCCCAAAGTAAGAATTACTAAAGAACATACAG ATCAGAATTTAGAATGCTCAGTATGTAAAGAGGATTTTTCATTGGATGAACCTGTCAGGAAACTTCCTTGCAGTCACCTGTTTCACAATGATTGTATCATACCCTGGTTAGAATTG CATAATACTTGTCCAGTTTGTCGAAAAGGAATAGATGATGAAGATAATAACAAGAGTTCTAGTGATTCTGGATCAGATGGCAATGATAGGGACAACAGAGGGCCAGGCTCATCGTCATCAAGGCCAAATAGGTCGGGAGGTTCAGTTTATGATTTCCATGAcgattaa